In Channa argus isolate prfri chromosome 15, Channa argus male v1.0, whole genome shotgun sequence, the DNA window acagaatgatGTTAATAATGTCTGATGTGGTTCcagtgtaaaaatacacacGCTGTTTTTAGTGTTGTTGATTCTCACATTCAGACTCCGAGCCTTcgtctgcctcctcctcctcttcctcgctGTCCTCTCCTTCACTCTCGTCGTCCTTTTCAATCTTCTGCCTCACGCTGGTGAAGACGGACTGCAGCACAATGGAGTCCTCGTAGATCTGAGGAGAGGAAAGATAAGGGCTCAGTAACCCGGACTTTTCTTCAAATGACTAGTGCGTGTGCGTCACAAAGAACTCACCAGAGACCCCTCCAGGTTGAAGGTCTGGGCATTTTGACACAGCAGCATCACATCCTTCTCCAGGTCGTTGAGGCTGCGGTACTTATGGCTGCGGATCCTCTCCTGAAGGAAGGAGGTGAACAGGAAGCAGCATTGAAAACTCACAGGAGATAATGACatgatgaaaacacaaaacaggctAAAAAAACCCCCATTTTTCTGCACCTTGATCTTTCTGAAGTCCACAGGTTTGCGGATCAGCTCGTAGTACTCGGGCAGCTCTTTGCGAGACGGCAGCTGGATGAACACTTCGCTGAGCTGTCGCCCATTTCTACAGAGGCACAGAGAGGCCGAGGTCTTAGTTTCATCACTGTTAGTGTTTCAAAGGTAGCATTTCTGAACCATGTTCTCACCCGTCCTTGTACTTGATGACAGCATCCACgatcttcttcatcttcttggTGAGGGAAGGAGGGTTGGGAGAGAGTTTCTCAGCCGGTGGACGGCCGCgcttctttgcttttttcacCTCCTCGTCTTTGTCTCGACCTCGGCCGCCGCTGGAGCTCGGCGTGGCCGGGCCGCTGTCATGGTCGCGGTCTCTCTTGCGCTttcttgttgtctttttgtgtcgCACTTCTTCCTCGATGTCTTCTAGATTACCCTCCTCTATGGCCTGTGAAGAGAAATCAGACGGTCGCTATAGATAACTTCAATTTTGGGCTTTACGTGATCTTATTCAGGATGAGCTTAAATAGTCGTGATATCTTTGCTCCAATTCATAAGCTACAATAACACTgcaacacatttacactttgaTAAAGTTCTGAATAGTTCATAACCGTTGGTCGCCAAGATTCAAAGAGGCTTCTTTTTCCCACCTTGAGCCATTGTTTCTCAGTGAGAGAGTCACTGTAGTCCACCTCCTTCCTCTGGCGCGATCCTCTGCCAAacatcttctcctcctcttcctcacagGTCAGCCTCTCCACCTCGGCATCATCTTTCAAAATCCAGCCAGGCAGGTCGTCCTCCTCCATCAGGCGGGGTTTTCTCTTAGGGTTGCGGGCGTCTTCGCGACGTCTGTCTAGATCCATGCGCTGGAACAAACCAAATCAGCACAGCAGACGGTTAGCGGAGTCACATTATACAATTTCCAGCATTTACTAGTTAATGTGGGAGGGGGCCAAACCATGAACTGCTCAAACTCCTCTTCACTTCTGGCAATCATCTGATTGACAGTCTCATCATCGGGCACTTCGTCTTCCTCCTGCAGACGAATGAAACAAATTCAGTGAGAAGAtaataaagacacatttatgTGGCACTTCAGAGCCAAGTCTCTGCACCAATGATCCATCTACACATTCAGGTCCAAAGGTCTAAAGCCAGTTCAGTAGTTAAAACGAGTTTCTCCTCTTGTAGTGATCTGGAAACGCTCACTATGCTTCTATCAGTTCAAGGCTGGACTAGTAATCTGCTGTTTAGTTAGTATCACTCGATCGGGCTAGTTCAAAACGCAGCGGCACATGCAAACATGATCACATTAGCCTGGTCTCTTCATGCTGCACGGGCCCCCAGTCAAGCACAATTGATTTCAAGcacattgtttgtttattaaccTTTGACTGGTCAGACTCCACAATACGGTTCTGGGCTTTTAGATTATTATAAACTAGTCAGACCACTGAGATCTTCAAATCACCTATTCTTAGAATCCCATGTCAAAACTGCAAACGCAAGAGCGACCAGGCCTTTGCAGTGGAAGCCCCCCGACTCCAGAACAGTCTTCCTACATTAGAGCTGCAACATGTAGGGAATGTTTTAAATCTGTGCTCCAAGTGCACTTGAGTTGGCATTCGGCGTTTCAGCAGTCACTGGACTTCTTATTAGTACCGTTTCTTTAACTAGTGgtgatatttttgcttttgtttgttacttttacaTTCGCATCTGTTTGGtggagataataataataacaacaacaacaataataataattattattattgcatggCTCCAACAGTGTGTGGAAACTAGATCAGTTTTGTCAAAAGATCCCGATCAGGCACTGACAGTGTCCACAGCATCAGTAGGTCAATACATCAAGCGTAGTAAAATCAAATCAGACACTGCAGCCATTTTCATGACAGGTAAAAAAACATGGCTGctctttattttacatgtttgaaCTTCATGTGTCTCCAAAttctcaaatgttttcaatatttcccccccaaaaaatcacAGGTTTTCCTGCTGGATTTAGACTTTTGGACCCCATTGTGTATAACTCTTTACTCCATGTAGACATTGGAAATCACTAATCTCTGTTACATCTCTTCATATTCAGTACTAGAAAAAACACTAAGTAAATAAGtgtcaaaaatattttgtgcaaaaacgagggggggaaaaaaaaaaagaaaaaggtaaacGTTATGTTAGTGTAGAAGATAAAGTGTCATATTAACCATCAAAGGTTTGTGCAGAAGCAGAAATTCATAAAAGTCTGGGCTGATGAAAGCTCACAAATCCcgagaaaagagagaagtaaggaaaagagacagaggaggagaagaaaaactggAGAGAATGAAGAGGTGGGGCAGTGCACAGGCGGATGTGGGTGGGTGGGCGATGTAGGAACAGGTTCAGATCACACCCACCCACGCCCCCCTAGCGCGGCAGCCTCCTCGAGCCCCGACCTCGTCCTGCTCCTCGTGCTCCAGAATGGCCTGTAAGAAGGCCCGGCGCTCATAGCCTGAGGACTTCTGGTCGAACATGCCGGCCTGGATGACCTTCTGGTCCACGTTCAGTTTGTACTTGGCTGCCGCCAGGATCTTCTCCTCCACGCTGTTGACGGTGCAGAGACGGAGCACGCGCACCTCGTTCTGCTGACCAATGCGGTGGGCTCGGTCTTGGGCCTGCAAGTCCTGTAGAAGAATGCACACGATTGGTTTagccaacaaaacaacaaatgtgatCTGCTGCATGCGCCGCATACATATAGATTTAGAGTTTCCAGGTTGCTAAGCTGCAAATGAAAGCAGTCATCATCAGGCAACTGTTTCACCAGTTAATGCAGCACAGCAGGGCCCCGATCATCACCTTAATTCACCCCCTTACTTCTTGTTTTTCATAGTCTGCGCTCTTGTATGGCTCCAGTTGACCTTTTTCATTATGTTATATTCAGTATATTATGTTTGCTACCGGTGCCACCTCTATTGATATGTTGGCATTTGAGTACCTGATGTGGGTTCCAGTCACTGTCAAAGATAATCACGGTGTCAGCAGACTGCAGGTTGAGACCCAGACCTCCTGCCCTGGTACTGAGCAGGAAGATGAAGTACTCAGAAGCTGGGTCATTGAACGTCTTGAGCAACATGCCACGGTCTTCTGCTTTAGTGGTTCCTGTGGGAGGACATCGGAATGTTATAACGTGCAACTCCGAACACGAGAGCCCGAATATTACTTATATCACACGAGTCTCACCGTCCAGACGCAGGTACTTAAAGTTGCGGTACGCAAAGTAGTCTTCCATTATAGTCATGAGTGAGGTCATTTGACAGAAGAGCAGTACTTTGTGATTGGTGGCCCGTAGCTTGGGTAAGATTCGATCCAGCAACTCAAACTTTCCGGAGGCGCGGTACAGGTCAGgtctacacacacagaaagaataTGAGCAAAAAATATCTTGCACGCAAGTAAGAGTTGTAAAAGTATAAACAAATCAAGGTTTACATACCCAGTTACAATTCCTCCAGAAAAACCGAGGTGCTCAGAGAAAGActcctgcaaaacaaaaagaaacaagccaGAAATGAAACCACTTTGCTCTGTATCGTGTCATTTACTGCTTTAATACAGTCAACTCGGGGGGAAACCAGTGTTTAAGGTGGTGGAGCTCATCTCTGGTACCTCAATGTGCTGGAACATGTAGGGGTGGTTACAGATCTTCCTCAGTTGCATGATAGTGTTCATCAGAGTCTTGGTTCCACCTTTACCCTGGATGATTCAAAGAGGAAAACAGTTAGTtcccaaaaatgtttaaaacaacatttctattATCCTCAGAACCTGCACAAAATGTGGTTCCACCAGTGAAATCTTCTTACCTTCTTGTCTTTTTCTGACCCATCTGTCAGCAACACTCCCTTGGCCTGCATGTGTCTATACAAAACCCTCTGTAGAGCTGACATGTCGCATTTTATCACATACTCCACCTAAAAACGCCAAAGAATGGAAAgacttacatttagtcatttagcttttatccaaagcgacttacaagtgaggtacaaggcagcacaaATCAAggagtcaaggagaaaacatcaaagccaagTCCTATCTTAGGACTAATCCAACATGTATGCATTTCTGAGTTAATGTATAGATCTGCATATTTGTGCAAATGACAGTTTCAGAAATCTAGAAGTTGAAATAGTGGACAGGTAactatttaaaaagctgaaatagtTTTGGCTTAAATAACCAAAGGGTGTGGTTAAATtactcaaatgaaaaaaaaaaagaagtcaaataaaaatcttaaacaTCTGGCAAAACtgataaaattgtagccatttaaataattagctgcaagtaatgaaataaaaactgctaaatgtaGACTGAGCCAAGGTTAAACCACAGTTAGAAAGTGAAAAGACCCAGGTGGCCTATTTATCTATGTCGTCtatatgcaaaacaaaagcCTTAAATaactgaagtaaaaataaataagccgaaaataaattaataaaaaaaggatgCATCAGTATGTAAGACACATGGAGGATAGTAAACAGTGTAGTGAGAGATGATATATAATAGGATTCCTTTAAAAGTGCTACGGATGATGTTAACAGTCCATTATTAACCTCAATACCACGTGTTTGGGTGGAAACGATCTATGATTGTACGGGAAACGATCGGCAGGCCGATGGGTTCGATCTGTCATCACCCAAGAGCTATATTGATCGTGTGGTCAAGCCATTTACCaatatttgtcttttgaaaCTGGGGATTTCCAGATCAGATGCAAACTGCTATTCATTACATCTTGTAAGTCTGTTCACCGATTTTAACCATAAAAAGCCGTTTCATACCACAGATCATATTACTGTTGAAGAAGTTGCTTAGTAGGAGCTGTGCTatagtttgtttttagcttGGAGGACTCGTTGATATCTTAATTTATTGACTTATTTGTCTAAAATAGGACCGAGATTAGGATGATGCCATAAGCctacacaaatacaaagtaGGGCTATAAAACAAGCTTTGGCTTTCACCTACTTCCTCTTGGTTTTACTTGAGAGGACATGGCTCATCATGTACTGGAGCACTGACTGTAAATGTTACAAAGATGCACTGATAAGTATGATTAATGTTCATTTCATTGTAAAGActcaaaataaatcagaaagaAATAACCACTGCTTCTACAAGACTCAGAGCTGTGAATAATTCATTTGGGAGAAACCAAAGTGAGGAAGTAGGAAGTTAATTAAGTGACCTTCTCTGGCAACTGGGCTTCCACTTCTTTCTTGAGTCGTCGCAGCAGGAAAGGTCGAAGCACCTTGTGTAAACGTCGAATGATCAGGATGGTCTCTTCTTCATTCAGGTCAACCTTAAAGAAAAACGCGAGTAGGAAGGCGAAGCGAATGAGTTCACCATCGACACagataaccccccccccacaacaCACAGACCATAACTCACCTTCTCTCCAGTCATGGCAAAGGGAGCATTGAACCACTGTTCGAAGGTGCTGCAGCTCTTGAAGATGGTGGGCAGCAGGAAGTTGAGCAGGGCCCAAAGCTCAGGTAGTTTGTTCTGCAGTGGAGTTCCTGTGAGCAGCAGACGGCGTGGAGCCAAGTAGTGTGTGTTCAAGACCTGGGTCAGCTTACAGTGGTGGTTCTTCATACGATGGCCCTCGTCCACAATCATGTACTTCCAACGGATCTTTGGGAAAGAATAACAGACAAGTTTAACAGACTGTTTATACGACAgtataaatgttaatgtttagaCATTTAACGTAAATGATGCTTTCCTACCTTTGCGAGCACTTGCTTATCTTTGATGATGTACTCATATGTGGTGAGCAGCACGTTAAACTTGCCGCTGCGCAAGATGGGAACAAATGAACGACGAGCAGCTGGAGATCcctgaaagagagaggaaaggaatCAGTTCGTGTTCGACATCATGCACGAATCAGCCAAATCAAAACCGATTGTCCAAGTCAGCGCCGCTAACCTTGTAGGAGACCTTCACGACGGATGGTGCCCACTTATCAAACTCATAGACCCAGTTTGATAGAGTTCTGGAAGCAAAACACAACTCTGGTCATAAACATGAAAGCACAACTCCGACTGATTAGCTCGCGAGGAAGAAGCATTTAAACTCACGAGAGAGGTACAATAATGAGGAAGGGTCCGTTGAGGCGCTTGTACTCCATGAGGTAAGTAATGAGGGCGATGGTCTGGATCGTTTTTCCTAGACCCATCTCATCGGCCAGGATGCCATTCAAGTTGTTGTTGTAAAGCGACACCAGCCACTCCAGACCTTTGATCTGAGGAGCAAAGGGACAGTTAGCTTCAGGTTACTCACATCATTACCGTGTGCTTCCATTTCAATAAACACTCAGAAAGTCAAACTTCTCCAACACAATGTTGCATTTCAGTTCATTAAGTTTGGTGTTTGTGCaggaaaaattaaacaatgaaaCAGTTActaactgctttaaaaaaaaaaatctgcttgtgTTCTACTTATATATACAGTTAGGTAGTTAATTAATTTGGtctgaatgtaaaaatgttgatCTGTAacgtaactaaagctgtcaaactAATGGAATGGGGTGAACTGCTCCTTCTTGACACATGTTTTGTGTTCGCAATTATGTAATTGAGACTAGTTGTGTGGCTCTTAAAATTTGAAACACTGCACTGAGGGTTGGCTCTTTCGGGAACCACGACCCAACCACTTCCCTTTCTGCCTCCTTCCTCAACGCACCAAACAACTGTGTTTTTACTTATAGGATCTGGCAGATGAGACAACAAATTCAATTTACATTGAATTATATATTTGACCAGCTAAAATCATAATGACCATCATAATGGCCTAGAATTCATTTCCCTGCAGTTCTTTCAGGTGGCTCAAGCAGAACATACTAAAGCTTTCTAGCTCATGATGATAATGCAACATACGAAAACTCAACATCGTGATGGTCGCAGACAGAGCACACACATCCTCAGACTCGTACCTGGTATTGCTTGAGCTGCCCGTTGATCAGCAGTGAGGACTGTCTATCCACTTTCTCGGTGACAGCGTGAGCCACGGCGTAGTAGGACTGCAGGCCTCGATTGAAAGATGCACTGCTGTACTCGTCGTCTACATCCTGCTTGGCGtgtctgggggggggggcagaccAAACACAGAATGTTAGAGATGCACAGAGACCGTGTGACTTAAAGGAATCTTTGTGCGACAAGACCCAGACACAGAAACGACTACTTTGAAGCTGCCGCAGTCAAAGTTGGAACAGAATCGAATAAAAACATCCCAATGCTTTCATCGTACTCAATGATGTGCATGACGTCCACTTCAGACACATCCTCGCTGTCAGGGTCAGGAATCTTCTTCTTGTCCT includes these proteins:
- the smarca4a gene encoding SWI/SNF related, matrix associated, actin dependent regulator of chromatin, subfamily a, member 4a isoform X3 codes for the protein MSTPDPPMGGTPRPGPSPGPGPSPGGMMGPSPGPSPGSAHSMMGPSPGPPGSGHPHPPQGPSGYPQDNMHQMHKPMEAMHEKGMTDDPRYSQMKGMGMRPGGHSGMGPPPSPMDQHSQGYPSPLGGSEHAPSPVPANGPPSGPMMPGGPSGPVTGPMEGSADPNQGMGQTNRGGPPGPGGPGGVGGGPGGAGGPTPFNQNQLHQLRAQIMAYKMLARNQALPEHLQMAVQGKRPMPGMQQQPMPNMPPSTGPGGGPGPGPAQANYNRPHGPMVNAAAPSNPPQKLIPPQPTGRPSPAPPSVPPAASPVMPPQTQSPGQPAQPPPMMLHQKQNRITPIQKPRGLDPVEILQEREYRLQARIAHRIQELEHLPGSLAGDLRTKATIELKALRLLNFQRQLRQEVVVCMRRDTALETALNAKAYKRSKRQSLREARITEKLEKQQKIEQERKRRQKHQEYLNSILQHAKDFKEYHRSITAKIQKATKAVSTYHANTEREQKKENERIEKERMRRLMAEDEEGYRKLIDQKKDKRLAYLLQQTDEYVANLTELVRAHKAAQALKEKKKKKKKKKPEAAEGGAPALGPDGEPLDETSQMSDLPVKVIHVDSGKILTGVDAPRAGQLEAWLEMNPGYEVAPRSDSEDSGSEEEEEEDEEEEDEQPQPSSASTEDKKKIPDPDSEDVSEVDVMHIIEHAKQDVDDEYSSASFNRGLQSYYAVAHAVTEKVDRQSSLLINGQLKQYQIKGLEWLVSLYNNNLNGILADEMGLGKTIQTIALITYLMEYKRLNGPFLIIVPLSTLSNWVYEFDKWAPSVVKVSYKGSPAARRSFVPILRSGKFNVLLTTYEYIIKDKQVLAKIRWKYMIVDEGHRMKNHHCKLTQVLNTHYLAPRRLLLTGTPLQNKLPELWALLNFLLPTIFKSCSTFEQWFNAPFAMTGEKVDLNEEETILIIRRLHKVLRPFLLRRLKKEVEAQLPEKVEYVIKCDMSALQRVLYRHMQAKGVLLTDGSEKDKKGKGGTKTLMNTIMQLRKICNHPYMFQHIEESFSEHLGFSGGIVTGPDLYRASGKFELLDRILPKLRATNHKVLLFCQMTSLMTIMEDYFAYRNFKYLRLDGTTKAEDRGMLLKTFNDPASEYFIFLLSTRAGGLGLNLQSADTVIIFDSDWNPHQDLQAQDRAHRIGQQNEVRVLRLCTVNSVEEKILAAAKYKLNVDQKVIQAGMFDQKSSGYERRAFLQAILEHEEQDEVGARGGCRARGAWEEDEVPDDETVNQMIARSEEEFEQFMRMDLDRRREDARNPKRKPRLMEEDDLPGWILKDDAEVERLTCEEEEEKMFGRGSRQRKEVDYSDSLTEKQWLKAIEEGNLEDIEEEVRHKKTTRKRKRDRDHDSGPATPSSSGGRGRDKDEEVKKAKKRGRPPAEKLSPNPPSLTKKMKKIVDAVIKYKDGNGRQLSEVFIQLPSRKELPEYYELIRKPVDFRKIKERIRSHKYRSLNDLEKDVMLLCQNAQTFNLEGSLIYEDSIVLQSVFTSVRQKIEKDDESEGEDSEEEEEEADEGSESESRSVKVKIKLSRKEKGDRGGKSQRRRGRGSRAKPVVSDDDSEEEQEEERSASGSEDD
- the smarca4a gene encoding SWI/SNF related, matrix associated, actin dependent regulator of chromatin, subfamily a, member 4a isoform X2, whose product is MSTPDPPMGGTPRPGPSPGPGPSPGGMMGPSPGPSPGSAHSMMGPSPGPPGSGHPHPPQGPSGYPQDNMHQMHKPMEAMHEKGMTDDPRYSQMKGMGMRPGGHSGMGPPPSPMDQHSQGYPSPLGGSEHAPSPVPANGPPSGPMMPGGPSGPVTGPMEGSADPNQGMGQTNRGGPPGPGGPGGVGGGPGGAGGPTPFNQNQLHQLRAQIMAYKMLARNQALPEHLQMAVQGKRPMPGMQQQPMPNMPPSTGPGGGPGPGPAQANYNRPHGIVGPNMAPPGPAGVPPGMQGQPTNGPPKSWPEGPMVNAAAPSNPPQKLIPPQPTGRPSPAPPSVPPAASPVMPPQTQSPGQPAQPPPMMLHQKQNRITPIQKPRGLDPVEILQEREYRLQARIAHRIQELEHLPGSLAGDLRTKATIELKALRLLNFQRQLRQEVVVCMRRDTALETALNAKAYKRSKRQSLREARITEKLEKQQKIEQERKRRQKHQEYLNSILQHAKDFKEYHRSITAKIQKATKAVSTYHANTEREQKKENERIEKERMRRLMAEDEEGYRKLIDQKKDKRLAYLLQQTDEYVANLTELVRAHKAAQALKEKKKKKKKKKPEAAEGGAPALGPDGEPLDETSQMSDLPVKVIHVDSGKILTGVDAPRAGQLEAWLEMNPGYEVAPRSDSEDSGSEEEEEEDEEEEDEQPQPSSASTEDKKKIPDPDSEDVSEVDVMHIIEHAKQDVDDEYSSASFNRGLQSYYAVAHAVTEKVDRQSSLLINGQLKQYQIKGLEWLVSLYNNNLNGILADEMGLGKTIQTIALITYLMEYKRLNGPFLIIVPLSTLSNWVYEFDKWAPSVVKVSYKGSPAARRSFVPILRSGKFNVLLTTYEYIIKDKQVLAKIRWKYMIVDEGHRMKNHHCKLTQVLNTHYLAPRRLLLTGTPLQNKLPELWALLNFLLPTIFKSCSTFEQWFNAPFAMTGEKVDLNEEETILIIRRLHKVLRPFLLRRLKKEVEAQLPEKVEYVIKCDMSALQRVLYRHMQAKGVLLTDGSEKDKKGKGGTKTLMNTIMQLRKICNHPYMFQHIEESFSEHLGFSGGIVTGPDLYRASGKFELLDRILPKLRATNHKVLLFCQMTSLMTIMEDYFAYRNFKYLRLDGTTKAEDRGMLLKTFNDPASEYFIFLLSTRAGGLGLNLQSADTVIIFDSDWNPHQDLQAQDRAHRIGQQNEVRVLRLCTVNSVEEKILAAAKYKLNVDQKVIQAGMFDQKSSGYERRAFLQAILEHEEQDEEEDEVPDDETVNQMIARSEEEFEQFMRMDLDRRREDARNPKRKPRLMEEDDLPGWILKDDAEVERLTCEEEEEKMFGRGSRQRKEVDYSDSLTEKQWLKAIEEGNLEDIEEEVRHKKTTRKRKRDRDHDSGPATPSSSGGRGRDKDEEVKKAKKRGRPPAEKLSPNPPSLTKKMKKIVDAVIKYKDGNGRQLSEVFIQLPSRKELPEYYELIRKPVDFRKIKERIRSHKYRSLNDLEKDVMLLCQNAQTFNLEGSLIYEDSIVLQSVFTSVRQKIEKDDESEGEDSEEEEEEADEGSESESRSVKVKIKLSRKEKGDRGGKSQRRRGRGSRAKPVVSDDDSEEEQEEERSASGSEDD
- the smarca4a gene encoding SWI/SNF related, matrix associated, actin dependent regulator of chromatin, subfamily a, member 4a isoform X1, which encodes MSTPDPPMGGTPRPGPSPGPGPSPGGMMGPSPGPSPGSAHSMMGPSPGPPGSGHPHPPQGPSGYPQDNMHQMHKPMEAMHEKGMTDDPRYSQMKGMGMRPGGHSGMGPPPSPMDQHSQGYPSPLGGSEHAPSPVPANGPPSGPMMPGGPSGPVTGPMEGSADPNQGMGQTNRGGPPGPGGPGGVGGGPGGAGGPTPFNQNQLHQLRAQIMAYKMLARNQALPEHLQMAVQGKRPMPGMQQQPMPNMPPSTGPGGGPGPGPAQANYNRPHGIVGPNMAPPGPAGVPPGMQGQPTNGPPKSWPEGPMVNAAAPSNPPQKLIPPQPTGRPSPAPPSVPPAASPVMPPQTQSPGQPAQPPPMMLHQKQNRITPIQKPRGLDPVEILQEREYRLQARIAHRIQELEHLPGSLAGDLRTKATIELKALRLLNFQRQLRQEVVVCMRRDTALETALNAKAYKRSKRQSLREARITEKLEKQQKIEQERKRRQKHQEYLNSILQHAKDFKEYHRSITAKIQKATKAVSTYHANTEREQKKENERIEKERMRRLMAEDEEGYRKLIDQKKDKRLAYLLQQTDEYVANLTELVRAHKAAQALKEKKKKKKKKKPEAAEGGAPALGPDGEPLDETSQMSDLPVKVIHVDSGKILTGVDAPRAGQLEAWLEMNPGYEVAPRSDSEDSGSEEEEEEDEEEEDEQPQPSSASTEDKKKIPDPDSEDVSEVDVMHIIEHAKQDVDDEYSSASFNRGLQSYYAVAHAVTEKVDRQSSLLINGQLKQYQIKGLEWLVSLYNNNLNGILADEMGLGKTIQTIALITYLMEYKRLNGPFLIIVPLSTLSNWVYEFDKWAPSVVKVSYKGSPAARRSFVPILRSGKFNVLLTTYEYIIKDKQVLAKIRWKYMIVDEGHRMKNHHCKLTQVLNTHYLAPRRLLLTGTPLQNKLPELWALLNFLLPTIFKSCSTFEQWFNAPFAMTGEKVDLNEEETILIIRRLHKVLRPFLLRRLKKEVEAQLPEKVEYVIKCDMSALQRVLYRHMQAKGVLLTDGSEKDKKGKGGTKTLMNTIMQLRKICNHPYMFQHIEESFSEHLGFSGGIVTGPDLYRASGKFELLDRILPKLRATNHKVLLFCQMTSLMTIMEDYFAYRNFKYLRLDGTTKAEDRGMLLKTFNDPASEYFIFLLSTRAGGLGLNLQSADTVIIFDSDWNPHQDLQAQDRAHRIGQQNEVRVLRLCTVNSVEEKILAAAKYKLNVDQKVIQAGMFDQKSSGYERRAFLQAILEHEEQDEVGARGGCRARGAWEEDEVPDDETVNQMIARSEEEFEQFMRMDLDRRREDARNPKRKPRLMEEDDLPGWILKDDAEVERLTCEEEEEKMFGRGSRQRKEVDYSDSLTEKQWLKAIEEGNLEDIEEEVRHKKTTRKRKRDRDHDSGPATPSSSGGRGRDKDEEVKKAKKRGRPPAEKLSPNPPSLTKKMKKIVDAVIKYKDGNGRQLSEVFIQLPSRKELPEYYELIRKPVDFRKIKERIRSHKYRSLNDLEKDVMLLCQNAQTFNLEGSLIYEDSIVLQSVFTSVRQKIEKDDESEGEDSEEEEEEADEGSESESRSVKVKIKLSRKEKGDRGGKSQRRRGRGSRAKPVVSDDDSEEEQEEERSASGSEDD